From a region of the Streptomyces sp. NBC_01454 genome:
- a CDS encoding asparaginase, protein MIRPLRTPGDAPAVREPAHVPVAQVVRGGMIEGVHHGSVVVLAADGSVAFQAGDIEVACYPRSALKPLQAVGLLRAGLPPLEEELLALVAASHSGEERHLAGARRILAAAELTEDDLRNVPDLPYDPAVRDEWLRRGLGPSRLAQNCSGKHAAMLLTARTRGWRLDDYLDPGHPLQQELAAAVEDLTGQRIARTTVDGCGAPLFSVSLHGLTRAAARLATAAPGTDEGRVAEAMRAHPEMVSGSTRDVARLVRAVPGLLAKDGFEGVQIAALPDGRAVGVKIADGADRARMPVAAAALARCGVDPGVLAAFTTAPVLGGGAPVGALRAVHTPAAPLS, encoded by the coding sequence ATGATCCGGCCGCTCCGCACCCCGGGCGACGCGCCCGCGGTCCGCGAACCGGCACACGTACCCGTCGCGCAGGTGGTGCGCGGAGGGATGATCGAGGGCGTCCACCACGGCTCGGTCGTGGTCCTGGCGGCCGACGGGAGCGTGGCGTTCCAGGCCGGCGACATCGAGGTGGCCTGCTACCCGCGCTCGGCGCTGAAGCCGCTCCAGGCGGTCGGACTGCTGCGCGCGGGGCTGCCGCCGCTGGAGGAGGAGTTGCTGGCGCTGGTCGCGGCCAGCCACTCCGGTGAGGAACGCCATCTGGCCGGCGCCCGGCGCATCCTGGCCGCCGCGGAACTGACCGAGGACGACCTGCGCAACGTCCCCGACCTGCCGTACGACCCGGCCGTCCGCGACGAGTGGCTCCGGCGTGGCCTCGGCCCCTCCCGCCTCGCGCAGAACTGCTCGGGCAAGCACGCCGCCATGCTGCTGACGGCCCGTACCCGGGGCTGGCGGCTGGACGACTACCTCGACCCCGGGCACCCCCTCCAGCAAGAACTCGCTGCGGCCGTCGAGGACCTCACCGGCCAGCGCATCGCCCGGACCACCGTCGACGGCTGCGGCGCCCCGCTGTTCTCGGTCTCCCTGCACGGGCTGACCCGGGCCGCCGCCCGGCTGGCGACGGCGGCGCCCGGCACCGACGAGGGCCGGGTCGCCGAGGCGATGCGGGCACACCCGGAGATGGTCTCCGGCAGCACCCGCGACGTCGCCCGCCTGGTGCGTGCGGTGCCCGGCCTGCTCGCCAAGGACGGCTTCGAGGGGGTGCAGATCGCGGCGCTGCCGGACGGCCGGGCGGTCGGCGTGAAGATAGCCGACGGCGCCGACCGGGCCCGGATGCCGGTGGCGGCGGCGGCCCTGGCCCGCTGCGGCGTCGATCCCGGCGTCCTCGCCGCCTTCACCACCGCTCCCGTCCTGGGAGGCGGCGCACCGGTCGGAGCACTCCGGGCGGTGCACACCCCGGCGGCCCCCCTCTCCTGA
- a CDS encoding DUF6194 family protein, whose amino-acid sequence MTIDEIISFVEDLGGVLAVTPGPDDGSPEISWGDTFFFSAPDGVVPAATQPFATIVTKNYPGDGRSRLDRPDTFRVNVAAGKESFRHWTGHAPCEPAADEDPGVIDTVLAHPVYGCAGWLAVVNPGPRTATALRDLLRTAHHLALARHDRRHGAATNG is encoded by the coding sequence ATGACCATCGACGAGATCATCAGCTTCGTGGAAGACCTCGGTGGGGTCCTGGCCGTCACACCGGGACCCGACGACGGCTCACCGGAGATCAGTTGGGGGGACACCTTCTTCTTCTCCGCTCCCGACGGTGTCGTGCCGGCAGCGACCCAACCGTTCGCGACGATCGTGACGAAGAACTACCCGGGCGACGGGAGGTCGCGCCTGGACCGCCCCGACACGTTCCGCGTCAATGTCGCCGCCGGGAAGGAGTCCTTCCGCCACTGGACCGGCCACGCGCCATGTGAACCGGCGGCCGACGAGGACCCCGGCGTCATCGATACCGTGCTGGCCCACCCCGTCTACGGCTGCGCCGGGTGGCTCGCCGTGGTGAATCCGGGCCCGCGCACCGCCACGGCGCTCCGCGACCTGCTCCGCACCGCCCATCACCTCGCCCTTGCCCGTCACGACCGACGGCACGGGGCGGCGACGAACGGCTGA
- a CDS encoding MerR family transcriptional regulator, translating into MSTLKSVVMRTVDVARRAGYSVQQVRNLERDGVLPPATRTAAGYRRYGELHLQSALAYRALAAGTGPVEAKRIVRAVHTCPVPEALALLDAAHARLHRERTDLALAREAAAAISAEPLGDVRPSDAMSVAELAAALGVRPSTLRHWDAEGLVVPDRRSAHGTRRYSPAHARDARIVHQLRTAGYRIDALRTLLPALRRGQRSDDIAAALAARDASVAARSRALLDAAAALGAVLAAART; encoded by the coding sequence GTGTCCACCCTCAAGTCGGTGGTGATGCGGACCGTCGATGTCGCGCGACGTGCCGGGTACTCCGTTCAACAGGTGCGCAATCTCGAACGCGACGGTGTGCTGCCGCCGGCGACGCGCACCGCCGCGGGCTACCGGCGCTACGGAGAGCTCCACCTGCAGTCCGCGCTCGCCTACCGGGCCCTCGCGGCCGGCACGGGCCCGGTGGAGGCCAAGCGGATCGTTCGCGCCGTCCATACCTGCCCGGTCCCGGAGGCTCTCGCCCTCCTTGACGCGGCACACGCCCGGCTCCACCGCGAGCGGACGGACCTCGCACTCGCCAGGGAGGCCGCCGCGGCGATCTCCGCCGAACCGCTCGGAGACGTACGCCCCTCGGATGCGATGAGCGTCGCCGAACTTGCCGCCGCGCTGGGAGTGCGTCCCTCGACACTGCGGCACTGGGACGCCGAGGGCCTCGTCGTCCCCGACCGGCGCTCGGCGCACGGCACGCGACGCTATTCCCCCGCCCACGCCCGGGACGCCCGGATCGTCCACCAACTACGCACCGCCGGCTACCGCATCGACGCGCTCCGGACGTTGCTGCCCGCACTGCGGCGCGGGCAGCGGTCGGACGACATCGCAGCCGCACTCGCGGCCCGGGACGCGAGCGTCGCGGCTCGCTCCCGTGCCCTCCTCGACGCCGCCGCCGCACTCGGTGCGGTCCTCGCCGCGGCTCGGACGTGA
- a CDS encoding amino acid permease: protein MSERPLRQAERQQRQEIPDAPQRPAGGHVDAGDAGYQKSLKSRHVNMIAIGGAIGTGLFLGAGGRLADAGPSLAVAYALCGLFAFLVVRALGELVLHRPSSGAFVSYAREFLGEKGAFVAGWMYFLNWATTGVADITAVATYTHYWGMFSHVPQWVIALIALAVVLTVNLISVKIFGEMEFWFAIVKVGALVAFMLIGIFLLVTQHPVGGHSPGPALIADHGGIFPTGSLAMLLVIQGVVFAYASVELVGVAAGETAEPEKVLPGAINSIMWRVGIFYVGSVVLLSMLLPWSSYSAGESPFVTVLSRLGIPAAGGVMNLVVLTAAMSSLNSGLYSTGRILRSMAMSGSAPRFTGLMSRSQVPYGGILLTSGICVLGVGLNYVVPSDAFEIVLNFAALGILSTWAMIMICHLLFWRKTRAGELVRPGYRLPGSPWTESVTLAFLALVLVLMWADDGAGRATVLSIPLIVAALVGGWFLVRGRVGTLRDAARRESGAPAAAGTGPIPHPRPDDNPNSSESSES, encoded by the coding sequence GTGAGCGAGCGACCCCTCCGGCAGGCGGAACGGCAGCAACGACAAGAGATACCGGACGCCCCACAGCGACCGGCGGGCGGGCATGTGGACGCCGGCGACGCCGGTTACCAGAAGTCCCTCAAGTCCCGGCACGTCAACATGATCGCGATCGGTGGGGCCATCGGTACCGGGCTCTTCCTGGGCGCGGGCGGCCGGCTCGCCGACGCCGGGCCCTCGCTGGCCGTGGCGTACGCGCTCTGCGGGCTCTTCGCCTTCCTCGTGGTGCGCGCCCTGGGCGAGCTGGTGCTGCACCGGCCGTCCTCCGGTGCGTTCGTGTCCTACGCCCGTGAATTCCTCGGCGAGAAGGGGGCGTTCGTCGCGGGCTGGATGTACTTCCTGAACTGGGCGACCACCGGGGTCGCCGACATCACGGCGGTGGCCACCTATACGCACTACTGGGGCATGTTCTCCCACGTACCCCAGTGGGTGATCGCGCTGATAGCCCTCGCGGTGGTGCTGACCGTGAACCTCATCTCCGTGAAGATCTTCGGTGAGATGGAGTTCTGGTTCGCGATCGTCAAGGTCGGTGCGCTGGTCGCCTTCATGCTGATCGGCATCTTCCTGCTGGTCACCCAGCACCCGGTCGGCGGCCACTCCCCCGGGCCCGCGCTGATCGCCGACCACGGCGGGATCTTCCCGACCGGGAGCCTGGCGATGCTGCTGGTGATCCAGGGCGTGGTGTTCGCCTATGCCTCGGTGGAGCTGGTGGGCGTCGCGGCGGGCGAGACCGCCGAGCCGGAGAAGGTCCTGCCCGGGGCGATCAACTCGATCATGTGGCGGGTGGGCATCTTCTACGTCGGCTCGGTGGTCCTGCTGTCGATGCTGCTGCCCTGGAGCTCCTACTCCGCCGGCGAGAGCCCCTTCGTCACCGTGCTGTCCCGTCTCGGGATACCGGCCGCCGGCGGCGTGATGAACCTCGTCGTGCTCACCGCCGCGATGTCCAGCCTCAACTCCGGCCTCTACTCCACCGGACGCATTCTGCGGTCGATGGCGATGTCCGGCTCCGCGCCGAGGTTCACCGGCCTGATGAGCCGCAGCCAGGTCCCGTACGGCGGCATCCTGCTCACCTCGGGGATCTGCGTCCTGGGCGTGGGCCTCAACTATGTCGTGCCGAGCGACGCGTTCGAGATCGTGCTGAACTTCGCGGCGCTCGGCATCCTCAGCACCTGGGCGATGATCATGATCTGTCATCTGCTCTTCTGGCGGAAGACCCGGGCCGGGGAGCTCGTTCGCCCCGGCTACCGGCTGCCCGGCTCGCCGTGGACCGAGAGCGTGACGCTGGCCTTCCTCGCCCTCGTCCTGGTGCTGATGTGGGCCGACGACGGGGCGGGCCGGGCCACCGTGCTCTCGATCCCGCTGATCGTGGCGGCACTGGTCGGCGGCTGGTTCTTGGTACGCGGCCGGGTCGGCACCCTGCGGGACGCGGCGCGGCGCGAAAGCGGCGCGCCGGCGGCCGCCGGCACCGGGCCCATCCCGCACCCCCGCCCGGACGACAACCCCAACAGCAGCGAATCCAGCGAGAGTTGA
- a CDS encoding alpha/beta fold hydrolase: MRTATVTADGDRIRWVEFPGREPSRVYVHGLGATSPAYFAEIAVHPALAGHRSLLIDLLGHGLSDRPTGFDHTLEAHADALAAALVAAGVTGAELIAHSMGGSVAIVLAARHPHLVSRLVLVDANLDPIPRTPGSGGSSGIAAYSEPEFLAGGWEEVRDRVGPHWWSTMRLAGREALHRSATHLIRGTVPTLRELLLDLTIPRSFLLPEADGPLPGADALTAAGVSVVAVPDCGHNIMLDNPQAFVRATAAALADHTRP; the protein is encoded by the coding sequence GTGCGTACCGCCACTGTGACGGCCGACGGCGACCGGATCCGCTGGGTGGAGTTCCCGGGACGGGAGCCGTCCCGCGTCTATGTGCACGGCCTGGGGGCGACCTCGCCGGCCTACTTCGCCGAGATTGCGGTCCACCCTGCGCTGGCCGGCCACCGTTCGCTGCTGATCGACCTGCTCGGGCACGGCCTCAGCGACCGGCCGACGGGCTTCGACCACACCCTGGAAGCGCACGCCGACGCCCTCGCCGCGGCCCTCGTTGCGGCGGGCGTCACCGGTGCCGAGCTGATCGCGCACAGCATGGGCGGTTCCGTGGCGATCGTCCTGGCCGCCCGCCACCCCCACCTGGTCTCCCGCCTGGTCCTGGTCGACGCCAACCTCGACCCGATCCCGCGTACCCCCGGCTCCGGCGGCAGCAGCGGTATCGCCGCGTACTCCGAGCCGGAGTTCCTGGCCGGCGGCTGGGAAGAGGTCCGTGACCGGGTCGGCCCCCACTGGTGGTCCACGATGCGCCTCGCCGGCCGGGAAGCCCTGCACCGCAGCGCCACCCACCTCATCCGCGGGACCGTTCCCACCCTGCGCGAACTCCTGCTGGACCTCACGATTCCGCGCAGCTTCCTGCTGCCCGAGGCCGACGGTCCGCTCCCGGGCGCCGACGCGCTCACCGCAGCAGGCGTGTCCGTCGTCGCGGTCCCGGACTGCGGGCACAACATCATGCTGGACAACCCGCAGGCCTTCGTACGCGCCACCGCGGCGGCGCTCGCGGACCACACCCGGCCATGA
- a CDS encoding DUF402 domain-containing protein, whose product MSRLFSQGEVIVRREILDGREWIVYPVQVAADDGVTLATYLHKGTQLTFGSGDFRWGIHPWAAFEPYWQSDGVLQLQRAGDGYAVWARWSGTAFDGWYVNFQEPMRRTEAGYDTLDQELDLWIPGDGSPYRWKDVADFEERERSGGFTAEEAASVRAAAREVEALIASGDCWWEEWRGWNKPAGWDVPAPVAVGEVQSPAHG is encoded by the coding sequence ATGAGCCGTTTGTTTTCCCAGGGTGAAGTGATCGTCCGACGAGAGATCCTCGACGGCCGGGAGTGGATCGTCTATCCCGTACAGGTGGCCGCGGACGACGGGGTCACCCTCGCCACGTACCTGCACAAGGGGACGCAACTGACGTTCGGCAGCGGGGACTTCCGTTGGGGCATCCATCCGTGGGCGGCCTTCGAGCCGTACTGGCAGTCCGACGGAGTGCTGCAGTTGCAGCGTGCCGGGGACGGGTATGCCGTCTGGGCTCGCTGGTCGGGGACCGCCTTCGACGGGTGGTACGTGAACTTCCAGGAACCGATGCGGCGTACCGAAGCGGGCTACGACACCCTGGATCAGGAACTGGATCTGTGGATACCGGGCGACGGCTCCCCGTATCGCTGGAAGGACGTGGCGGACTTCGAGGAGCGCGAGCGCAGCGGGGGCTTCACCGCGGAGGAGGCGGCTTCGGTCCGGGCGGCGGCCCGGGAGGTCGAGGCGCTGATCGCCTCCGGGGACTGCTGGTGGGAGGAGTGGCGGGGCTGGAACAAGCCCGCCGGATGGGACGTACCTGCCCCGGTGGCGGTGGGTGAGGTCCAGTCACCGGCCCACGGGTGA
- the aspA gene encoding aspartate ammonia-lyase encodes MTAAGHRREHDLLGDREIPAEAYWGVHTLRARENFPITGTPIAAYPHLINALAAVKEAAARANEDLGLLDRERADAIAAACREIRDGGRLHDQFIVDVIQGGAGTSTNMNANEVIANRALEILGHDKGDYGHLHPNEHVNLSQSTNDVYPTAVNVATIIAVRELLDSMALLRAAFAAKAEEFRDVLKMGRTQLQDAVPMTLGQEFSAYAVMLEEDQSRLAEAVLLIHEINLGATAIGTGLNAPKGYAEAARDHLATLTGLPLVTAANLVEATQDCGAFVHLSGVLKRIAVKLSKSCNDLRLLSSGPRAGLAEINLPPVQAGSSIMPGKVNPVIPEVVNQVAFEVIGNDVTITMAAEAGQLQLNAFEPVILHSLSESITHLGAACRTLAERCVTGITANTETLLASVQNSIGLVTALNPHIGYTAATAIAKEALATGRGVAELVLEQGLLPADRLAALLRPEEIAGTGASGTSAATA; translated from the coding sequence ATGACTGCCGCCGGCCACCGCCGCGAACACGACCTCCTCGGCGACCGCGAGATACCGGCCGAGGCGTACTGGGGCGTGCACACCCTGCGCGCCAGGGAGAACTTCCCCATCACCGGTACGCCGATCGCCGCCTACCCGCATCTGATCAACGCGCTCGCCGCCGTCAAGGAAGCCGCGGCCCGGGCCAACGAGGACCTCGGACTGCTGGACCGGGAGCGGGCCGATGCCATCGCCGCCGCCTGCCGGGAGATCCGGGACGGTGGCCGGCTGCACGACCAGTTCATCGTCGACGTCATCCAGGGCGGTGCCGGCACCTCGACGAACATGAACGCCAACGAGGTGATCGCCAACCGGGCGCTGGAGATCCTCGGCCACGACAAGGGTGACTACGGCCATCTGCACCCCAATGAGCACGTCAACCTCAGCCAGTCGACCAACGACGTCTACCCGACGGCGGTGAACGTCGCCACGATCATCGCGGTACGGGAACTGCTCGACTCGATGGCCCTCCTGCGCGCGGCCTTCGCGGCCAAGGCCGAGGAGTTCCGCGACGTCCTCAAGATGGGGCGCACCCAGCTCCAGGACGCGGTGCCGATGACCCTGGGCCAGGAGTTCTCGGCCTACGCGGTGATGCTGGAGGAGGACCAGAGCCGGCTCGCGGAGGCCGTCCTGCTCATCCACGAGATCAACCTCGGCGCCACCGCCATCGGCACCGGTCTCAACGCCCCCAAGGGCTACGCCGAGGCGGCCCGTGACCACCTGGCCACCCTCACCGGACTGCCCCTGGTCACCGCCGCCAACCTCGTCGAGGCCACCCAGGACTGCGGCGCCTTCGTCCACCTCTCGGGTGTCCTCAAGCGCATCGCCGTCAAGCTCTCCAAGAGCTGCAACGACCTGCGGCTGCTTTCCTCCGGGCCGCGCGCGGGCCTCGCGGAGATCAATCTGCCGCCGGTACAGGCCGGTTCGAGCATCATGCCCGGGAAGGTCAACCCGGTGATCCCGGAGGTCGTCAACCAGGTCGCCTTCGAGGTCATCGGCAACGACGTCACCATCACCATGGCCGCCGAGGCGGGCCAGCTCCAGCTCAACGCGTTCGAGCCGGTCATCCTGCACTCCCTCTCGGAGAGCATCACCCATCTCGGAGCCGCCTGCCGCACCCTCGCCGAGCGCTGCGTGACGGGCATCACCGCCAACACCGAGACGCTGCTCGCGAGTGTGCAGAACTCCATCGGCCTGGTCACCGCCCTCAACCCGCACATCGGCTACACCGCCGCCACCGCCATCGCCAAGGAGGCCCTCGCCACCGGCCGCGGCGTCGCCGAACTGGTCCTGGAGCAGGGCCTGCTCCCGGCCGACCGGCTCGCGGCCCTGCTGCGGCCGGAGGAAATCGCGGGAACCGGGGCGTCCGGCACGTCCGCCGCCACGGCATAG
- a CDS encoding response regulator: MIEVLVVDDDFHVAEINAAYVAQVPGFRVAGRAHTAAQALATLERTRIDLVLLDHYLPDETGLALVRRLRQLGHRTDVIMVTAARDVATVQEAMRCGALQYLVKPFGFSGLRAKLEGYAALRRTVAGVGGRGEAGQEQVDRIFGAFRAADSPHTELPKGHSAATVELIRQVLDEAGHPLSAHEVAARAGVSRSTAQRYLKHLERSGHITLTLKYGDTGRPEHRYRWARAH; this comes from the coding sequence ATGATCGAGGTCCTGGTGGTGGACGACGACTTCCACGTCGCCGAGATCAATGCCGCCTATGTGGCCCAGGTGCCCGGCTTCCGGGTCGCCGGCCGCGCCCACACGGCTGCCCAGGCCCTGGCCACCCTGGAGCGCACCCGGATCGATCTGGTGCTGCTGGACCACTATCTGCCGGACGAGACGGGGCTGGCCCTGGTGCGGCGGCTGCGGCAGCTCGGCCACCGCACCGACGTGATCATGGTGACGGCGGCGCGGGACGTCGCCACGGTCCAGGAGGCGATGCGCTGTGGCGCGCTGCAGTATCTCGTCAAGCCGTTCGGCTTCTCCGGGCTGCGGGCGAAGCTGGAGGGCTATGCGGCGCTGCGCCGGACCGTGGCGGGAGTGGGCGGCCGCGGCGAGGCCGGCCAGGAGCAGGTCGACCGGATCTTCGGCGCCTTCCGGGCGGCCGACTCCCCGCACACCGAGCTCCCCAAGGGCCACTCGGCGGCGACCGTCGAACTGATCCGCCAGGTCCTGGACGAGGCCGGGCACCCGCTGTCCGCCCACGAGGTCGCCGCCCGCGCCGGCGTCAGCCGCTCCACGGCCCAGCGCTATCTGAAGCATCTCGAACGCAGCGGCCACATCACCCTGACCCTCAAATACGGCGACACCGGACGCCCCGAACACCGCTACCGGTGGGCCCGCGCCCACTGA
- a CDS encoding FadR/GntR family transcriptional regulator, with the protein MNLSDSQTAGGTPRRISAMEAVLHHLRDAIERGDYAVGDKLPSEAELCRRLEVSRPVLREALRALQTMGLTVSRTGKGTFVVSDGAAADPTFGDYTASDLLEVRRHVEIPVAGYAAVRRTPEDLDHLTHLLERMEQETDTTAWVAMDTLFHLAVAQAARNPVFRRVIEEIRDALARQSAFLNELGGRREQSNREHRAIVEALVDSSEQDAVDAMAHHLARVETTLTTIVRPPHRTAPSTEDEDHA; encoded by the coding sequence GTGAACCTGTCAGACAGCCAGACAGCTGGCGGCACCCCTCGGCGGATCAGTGCCATGGAAGCGGTGCTCCATCATTTGCGCGACGCCATCGAACGCGGCGACTACGCGGTCGGCGACAAGCTCCCGTCGGAGGCGGAGCTGTGCCGGCGGCTGGAAGTGAGCCGGCCGGTGCTCCGCGAGGCGCTGCGCGCGCTCCAGACGATGGGGCTGACGGTCTCACGTACCGGCAAGGGCACCTTCGTCGTCTCCGACGGCGCGGCGGCCGACCCGACCTTCGGCGACTACACGGCGAGTGACCTGCTGGAGGTGCGCCGTCATGTGGAGATCCCGGTGGCCGGGTACGCGGCCGTACGCCGCACCCCGGAGGACCTCGATCACCTGACGCATCTGCTGGAGCGGATGGAGCAGGAGACCGACACCACCGCGTGGGTGGCGATGGACACCCTCTTCCACCTCGCCGTCGCCCAGGCGGCCCGCAATCCGGTCTTCCGCAGGGTCATCGAGGAGATCCGCGATGCGCTGGCCCGCCAGTCGGCCTTCCTCAATGAGCTGGGCGGACGGCGCGAGCAGTCCAACCGGGAACACCGGGCGATCGTCGAGGCCCTCGTCGACAGCTCCGAACAGGACGCCGTGGACGCCATGGCGCACCACCTGGCACGCGTCGAGACGACGCTGACCACCATCGTGCGGCCACCACACCGCACGGCCCCCTCCACGGAAGACGAGGATCACGCGTGA
- a CDS encoding amino acid permease codes for MSRTHTPSPQGAPQAVQNGEAVLSHGLKQRHLSMIALGGVIGAGLFVGSGVGIAAAGPAIVLLFVGTGALVMLIMRMLGEMSAARPSTGSFSVHAEDELGSWAGATSGWMYWLMLCAGVAAEATAAGTIMHGWVPFLPAYGWVAIFMVFFCASNLTAVKNFGEFEFWFSAVKVTAIVAFLVLGVLGILGVFGDAPGTSHLTGHGGFFPTGAAGLAAGLLTTISGFAGLETVTIAAAESDHPSRNVARAVRTAVWRIAVFYIGSMAVVVTLVPWNNPKVATEGPYVTVLDRLGIPAAGTIMQIVVLVALLSAMNANIYGSSRMAFSLVSRGQGPRLLSRVTRGVPAAAVLASCVFGFAAVIAGIIWPTTVFAWLLNIAGCSVLVVWSIVCLTQLKMRRRLELEQPELLSVRMWGFPYLTWLALAAILGVFAVMSAGTEGRQQLAGTAVVAAALAAAGHLKQRRDRRAAGTV; via the coding sequence ATGAGTCGGACACACACCCCGTCACCCCAGGGCGCCCCGCAGGCCGTGCAGAACGGCGAAGCCGTGCTGTCGCACGGCCTCAAGCAGCGCCATCTGTCAATGATCGCGCTCGGCGGGGTCATCGGCGCGGGCCTCTTCGTGGGCTCCGGCGTCGGCATCGCCGCGGCCGGGCCGGCCATCGTCCTCCTCTTCGTGGGTACCGGCGCGCTGGTCATGCTGATCATGCGGATGCTCGGCGAGATGTCCGCGGCCCGGCCCTCCACCGGCTCGTTCTCGGTGCATGCCGAGGACGAACTCGGCTCGTGGGCCGGGGCCACCTCGGGCTGGATGTACTGGCTGATGCTCTGCGCCGGCGTGGCAGCCGAGGCCACCGCGGCCGGCACGATCATGCACGGCTGGGTGCCGTTCCTCCCCGCCTACGGCTGGGTGGCGATCTTCATGGTGTTCTTCTGCGCCAGCAATCTGACCGCGGTCAAGAACTTCGGCGAGTTCGAGTTCTGGTTCTCCGCCGTCAAGGTCACCGCGATCGTCGCCTTCCTGGTGCTGGGCGTGCTCGGCATCCTCGGGGTGTTCGGCGACGCACCCGGCACCAGCCATCTCACCGGCCACGGCGGCTTCTTCCCGACCGGTGCCGCCGGACTCGCCGCCGGGCTGCTGACCACCATTTCCGGGTTCGCCGGTCTGGAGACCGTCACCATCGCGGCGGCCGAGTCCGACCACCCGAGCCGGAACGTGGCCCGCGCCGTGCGGACCGCCGTCTGGCGTATCGCCGTGTTCTACATCGGCTCCATGGCCGTGGTCGTCACCCTGGTGCCGTGGAACAACCCGAAGGTCGCCACGGAGGGCCCCTACGTCACCGTGCTCGACCGGCTCGGCATCCCGGCCGCCGGCACGATCATGCAGATCGTGGTGCTGGTGGCGCTGCTCTCCGCGATGAACGCCAACATCTACGGCTCGTCGCGGATGGCGTTCTCCCTCGTCAGCCGCGGCCAGGGGCCGCGCCTCCTGAGCCGGGTCACCCGGGGCGTGCCGGCGGCCGCCGTGCTGGCGTCCTGTGTGTTCGGCTTCGCGGCCGTCATCGCCGGCATCATCTGGCCGACCACGGTGTTCGCCTGGCTGCTGAACATCGCGGGCTGCTCGGTGCTGGTCGTCTGGTCCATCGTCTGCCTCACCCAGCTGAAGATGCGCCGCCGTCTGGAGCTCGAGCAACCCGAGCTGCTCTCGGTGCGGATGTGGGGCTTCCCGTATCTGACCTGGCTGGCGCTGGCCGCCATCCTCGGCGTCTTCGCCGTCATGTCCGCCGGCACCGAGGGCCGTCAGCAGCTCGCCGGCACGGCCGTCGTGGCAGCGGCGCTGGCCGCCGCGGGCCATCTCAAGCAGCGCCGCGACCGGCGGGCCGCCGGCACGGTCTGA